A genomic stretch from Desulfohalobium retbaense DSM 5692 includes:
- a CDS encoding TRAP transporter large permease, translated as MSPLALAFCGIVALLALLFVLRLPVGFALALVGFAGFWMAINLRAALGMAGTETWQIFSSYGFTVIPLFIFMGQICFHSGVNKRLYHTAFTWFGPIRGGLGVATVLACAGFAAISGSNTATAATMSTVALPEMDKYKYHPVLGSGTVAAGSTLGVVIPPSVILIVIGLQTGQPIGKLFWAALIPGALLTLLFLVTVVIACRVRPDMAPAGPPTTWREKGASLPGSIEMLILFGLVMGGLFWGWFTPSEAGAAGAGGALALSCLTRRLKWPDFLAAVQDTLKISCMILTIVIGAVIFGRFLAVTRLPFALAQWVTGLELPAASILLCILGIYVIGGALMDALALLLITLPIFFPAAQTLGFDPLWFAVLVTMVTTLGAITPPVGVNAFIISSVGQTPLGNVYKGTALFAPAFFLCLTILALFPSLALYLPNSF; from the coding sequence ATGTCCCCTCTGGCTCTGGCCTTCTGCGGCATCGTGGCCCTGCTGGCCCTCCTTTTTGTCCTGCGCTTGCCGGTCGGCTTTGCGCTGGCCCTCGTAGGGTTTGCCGGCTTCTGGATGGCCATCAACCTCCGGGCAGCGCTTGGCATGGCTGGCACCGAAACCTGGCAAATCTTTTCTTCCTACGGCTTTACGGTGATTCCCCTGTTTATTTTCATGGGACAGATCTGTTTTCACAGTGGGGTCAATAAGCGCCTCTACCACACCGCCTTCACCTGGTTCGGGCCTATACGTGGCGGCCTCGGAGTGGCCACAGTCCTGGCCTGCGCCGGCTTTGCCGCCATTTCGGGCTCGAATACCGCCACCGCGGCGACCATGAGTACGGTGGCCCTGCCTGAGATGGATAAATACAAGTACCACCCGGTCCTGGGCAGCGGCACGGTGGCCGCAGGCTCCACCCTGGGAGTCGTTATTCCGCCCAGTGTGATCCTTATCGTAATTGGTCTGCAGACCGGGCAGCCCATCGGCAAGCTGTTCTGGGCCGCACTGATCCCCGGGGCGTTGTTGACCTTGCTGTTTCTGGTCACGGTTGTGATCGCCTGTCGCGTCCGGCCTGACATGGCCCCGGCCGGTCCGCCGACCACCTGGCGCGAAAAAGGGGCGAGCTTACCGGGTTCAATCGAAATGCTCATCCTGTTCGGACTGGTCATGGGGGGGCTGTTCTGGGGGTGGTTCACTCCGAGCGAAGCCGGAGCTGCCGGAGCAGGCGGGGCACTGGCCTTGAGCTGCCTCACGCGCCGCCTGAAATGGCCTGATTTTCTGGCGGCAGTCCAGGACACGCTCAAGATCTCCTGTATGATCCTGACCATCGTGATCGGGGCGGTTATTTTCGGTCGTTTTCTGGCCGTTACCCGCCTCCCCTTTGCCCTGGCTCAGTGGGTCACGGGATTGGAACTGCCCGCGGCGAGCATCTTGTTGTGCATTCTGGGGATCTATGTCATCGGGGGGGCCTTGATGGACGCTCTGGCCCTGCTGCTGATCACACTGCCCATCTTTTTCCCGGCTGCGCAAACGTTGGGTTTTGATCCTCTCTGGTTCGCTGTCCTGGTCACTATGGTCACCACTTTGGGGGCCATCACCCCTCCCGTAGGGGTCAACGCCTTTATCATCAGTTCTGTGGGTCAGACACCGCTTGGCAATGTGTACAAGGGAACAGCCCTTTTTGCCCCGGCTTTTTTCCTCTGTCTCACCATTCTTGCCCTTTTCCCGAGTCTGGCCCTGTATCTCCCGAACAGTTTTTAG
- a CDS encoding RluA family pseudouridine synthase yields the protein MSPPQFLEITPEEANSKVLSVLQNRLDGQVPRSALMKWIRTGQVRVDKKRTKPFDRVQPGQILRLPPQATLKSASSPGPPPALKLERIAETETLLVLAKPAGLPVQPGSKHGASLVRELAKAYPETPWPPQPVHRLDKDTSGIILVAKRADVFQIIQQAWQRGEVQKDYLAWLAPGDDVGPGWHTWRDRIEICHTDRGEKMCCTEGGKEAILHLRPLRRNSLGEILVAIQLETGRKHQIRVQSANRGLPVVGDRKYGQTSQKTGLMLHAWRLGYSEALWTHLPPWHGEYAVTAADVALV from the coding sequence ATGAGTCCGCCCCAATTTCTCGAAATCACTCCTGAAGAAGCCAACAGCAAGGTCCTGTCTGTGCTGCAAAACCGCCTCGACGGCCAGGTCCCTCGCAGTGCGCTCATGAAATGGATTCGCACCGGACAGGTTCGGGTCGATAAAAAGCGGACCAAGCCCTTCGACCGGGTGCAGCCGGGCCAGATTCTCCGCCTACCGCCCCAGGCGACGCTCAAATCCGCATCCTCTCCTGGGCCCCCGCCCGCTCTCAAACTCGAGCGGATCGCGGAAACCGAGACGCTTTTGGTCCTCGCTAAACCGGCCGGACTTCCCGTCCAACCGGGCAGCAAACACGGCGCCAGTCTGGTGCGCGAACTTGCCAAAGCATATCCAGAAACCCCTTGGCCGCCCCAACCGGTCCACCGCCTGGATAAAGACACCTCAGGAATCATTCTGGTCGCAAAGCGCGCCGATGTCTTTCAAATCATACAACAGGCCTGGCAGCGCGGCGAGGTCCAGAAAGACTATCTGGCCTGGTTGGCTCCTGGAGATGACGTGGGTCCGGGGTGGCATACCTGGCGTGACCGAATTGAGATTTGTCACACCGACCGCGGTGAGAAAATGTGCTGTACGGAAGGGGGTAAGGAGGCAATCCTGCATCTGCGGCCTCTGCGCCGCAACAGTCTCGGGGAAATCTTGGTGGCGATCCAGTTGGAAACCGGTCGCAAGCACCAAATACGGGTGCAATCGGCCAACCGGGGACTGCCTGTGGTCGGCGACCGGAAATACGGGCAGACTTCGCAAAAAACAGGACTTATGCTCCATGCCTGGCGGTTGGGGTACTCAGAGGCACTCTGGACCCATCTCCCACCTTGGCACGGTGAGTACGCTGTTACTGCGGCGGATGTGGCGTTGGTATAA
- a CDS encoding chloride channel protein produces MRPFCRLWHEAIKTYRTVNTVRLLLLGIVVGVLSGAGAIVFFAGVEGIRFLLLTKLAGMSLPAPAGEELFHGHAGPSRPWLIPVFTTGVGLITGLLVYKWIPDTHANGTDGTDSMIKSFHRLGGLIKPVVPLIKSGTAILTIASGGSAGREGPISQMGAGFGSWLSTRMGLTAKERRILLLSGAAGGLGAIFRAPLGGALTAIEVIYREDFETEALLPAVISSVVSYTLFTLVFGTDPIFGIPRFSFNDPRELLFYAALALVCSLTGWFYVRTFFAIKYSVFEQIKKKVGLVWTTTLGGLLMGLLGMQFPQLLSGGYGWLEMAMVGQLSVGFMGAILVGKTLATSITLGSGMSGGMFAPALFVGGMSGGMVGYTAHNFYPGIVSQPGGYVLVGMAAFFAGVANAPIGPLIMVCELTQGYGLLAPLMLASAVCLVVNRNISLYENQVDNKFDSPAHIDDATINVLEGLQVKDYYQRGQVTTMEESTTFKEITEMITNSNELYFPVCNQKGLVTGIVAVQDLRRVLFEDCLCELLLAKDVARNPVLLHPEDDLYTALLKFVDTDMGQIPVVSPEDPRRILGLLAREDVFMAYKKALQAIKEL; encoded by the coding sequence ATGCGCCCATTTTGCCGTCTCTGGCATGAGGCCATAAAAACGTATCGGACCGTGAACACGGTCCGCCTTCTTTTACTCGGTATCGTGGTTGGCGTGCTTTCCGGAGCTGGTGCCATTGTCTTTTTTGCCGGTGTAGAAGGTATTCGCTTCCTCTTATTGACCAAACTGGCCGGGATGTCCCTGCCGGCTCCGGCAGGCGAAGAACTTTTCCACGGTCATGCCGGCCCCAGTCGGCCCTGGTTGATTCCCGTCTTCACTACGGGCGTGGGGCTCATCACCGGGCTGCTGGTCTACAAATGGATTCCCGACACCCACGCCAACGGGACCGACGGCACCGACTCCATGATCAAGTCCTTTCACCGATTGGGCGGACTGATCAAGCCGGTTGTTCCCCTCATCAAAAGCGGCACAGCAATTCTGACCATCGCCTCGGGCGGCTCAGCAGGCCGGGAAGGGCCCATCTCCCAGATGGGAGCTGGCTTCGGCTCCTGGCTGTCGACCAGAATGGGGCTGACAGCCAAAGAGCGCCGCATCCTCCTGCTCTCCGGGGCTGCCGGCGGACTGGGCGCCATCTTCCGCGCCCCTCTGGGCGGCGCCCTGACAGCCATTGAAGTCATCTACCGCGAAGACTTTGAAACGGAAGCCCTGCTCCCCGCGGTTATCTCCTCCGTCGTCTCCTATACCCTGTTCACCCTGGTCTTTGGCACCGACCCCATTTTCGGCATCCCCCGCTTTTCCTTCAACGATCCTCGTGAACTGCTCTTCTATGCGGCCCTGGCCCTGGTCTGTTCCCTGACCGGCTGGTTTTACGTACGCACCTTCTTTGCCATCAAATACTCCGTTTTCGAACAGATCAAGAAAAAGGTCGGACTGGTCTGGACCACGACCCTTGGCGGATTGCTCATGGGCCTTTTGGGGATGCAGTTTCCCCAACTCTTAAGCGGTGGCTATGGCTGGCTGGAAATGGCTATGGTCGGCCAATTGTCGGTCGGCTTCATGGGGGCCATTCTCGTCGGCAAAACGTTGGCGACTTCCATCACCCTCGGTTCGGGGATGAGCGGCGGGATGTTCGCTCCAGCCCTCTTTGTGGGCGGTATGAGCGGGGGGATGGTCGGTTACACGGCCCACAATTTCTATCCCGGGATCGTCAGCCAGCCCGGAGGGTATGTCCTGGTCGGCATGGCCGCCTTTTTCGCCGGCGTGGCCAATGCCCCCATCGGCCCACTGATCATGGTCTGCGAACTGACCCAGGGCTATGGGCTTTTGGCCCCGCTCATGCTCGCTTCTGCCGTCTGCCTGGTCGTCAACCGCAATATCTCTTTGTATGAAAACCAGGTCGATAATAAATTCGACTCTCCGGCCCACATCGACGACGCGACTATCAATGTCCTCGAAGGGTTGCAGGTCAAGGACTATTACCAACGCGGCCAGGTCACGACCATGGAAGAGTCGACCACCTTCAAAGAAATTACTGAAATGATCACCAACTCCAACGAGCTCTATTTCCCGGTCTGCAATCAGAAGGGGCTCGTTACCGGAATTGTTGCGGTTCAGGATTTGCGCCGGGTCCTGTTCGAGGATTGTCTCTGCGAACTGTTGCTTGCGAAAGATGTTGCGCGAAATCCGGTTCTTCTGCATCCTGAAGACGATCTCTACACCGCCCTGCTCAAATTCGTGGACACGGATATGGGGCAGATTCCCGTCGTTTCTCCAGAGGACCCCAGACGCATTCTCGGGCTGTTGGCCAGGGAGGATGTCTTTATGGCCTATAAAAAGGCTCTTCAAGCCATAAAAGAATTGTGA
- a CDS encoding bifunctional riboflavin kinase/FAD synthetase — protein MHIFRSLTDIQPHVAQGSCATIGNFDGVHLGHQALLRRVMDSARNSRLPSVAVTFDPHPLRVILGKTPPFITLTDQKIEIMDKLGLDYLLCLPFTREMAGMEPEQFVLTFLIKGLNLKHLVIGYDYAFGKKRRGDFSLLQELGTKYGFTAEQIGPVQKNGDTISSTRIRELVEQGRVHEARPLLGRWYRVVGSVVEGRNRGGRLLGFPTANLKLIDELAPQPGVYAVWAEFQGQIHKAVANIGYNPTFGNDALSVEVHIMDFNKDIYGSELRVHFVERLRSERKFDSLDALMEQIYQDIASGRELLDRPANAL, from the coding sequence ATGCATATTTTTCGAAGTCTGACCGACATCCAACCCCATGTGGCCCAAGGGTCCTGCGCCACCATCGGCAACTTTGACGGGGTTCACCTCGGTCATCAGGCCCTGCTCAGACGGGTCATGGACAGCGCGCGGAACAGCCGTTTGCCCAGTGTGGCCGTCACCTTTGACCCACACCCCTTGCGGGTTATCCTGGGCAAGACCCCCCCGTTTATCACTCTTACGGACCAAAAAATTGAGATCATGGACAAGTTGGGGTTGGATTACCTGCTCTGTCTCCCATTTACCCGTGAAATGGCGGGGATGGAGCCGGAGCAATTTGTCCTCACCTTCCTTATCAAAGGACTCAACCTCAAACACCTTGTTATCGGCTACGACTACGCCTTCGGCAAAAAACGTCGCGGGGACTTCTCGTTGCTCCAGGAATTGGGGACCAAATACGGATTTACAGCCGAACAAATCGGTCCGGTCCAAAAAAACGGGGATACCATCAGTTCGACCCGGATCCGGGAACTGGTTGAACAAGGACGCGTCCACGAAGCCCGCCCCCTTCTCGGCCGATGGTACCGGGTCGTTGGCAGTGTCGTTGAGGGGCGCAACCGTGGTGGGCGTCTTCTTGGGTTCCCCACAGCAAATCTCAAACTGATTGATGAATTGGCCCCACAGCCAGGAGTCTACGCCGTATGGGCCGAATTCCAGGGCCAAATCCATAAAGCAGTGGCCAACATCGGCTACAACCCGACCTTTGGCAATGACGCCTTGTCGGTTGAGGTCCATATCATGGATTTCAACAAGGACATCTACGGTAGCGAATTGCGGGTCCATTTTGTCGAGCGCCTCAGATCTGAGCGCAAATTCGACTCCTTGGACGCATTGATGGAACAAATCTACCAGGATATCGCGTCCGGGCGGGAACTTCTTGATCGTCCGGCCAACGCTTTGTAG
- a CDS encoding class I fructose-bisphosphate aldolase, with protein sequence MAGLQRRFRRLFHAHSGRTVLVPLDHGLTEGLLPGLEHTSAFVDHVARHAAVQGVVLHQGAAEVWGAPRLALDQRLVVHLSGGTRYAEPSYRKTGVCSVDQALRSGADAVSVHVNIGNRFEGEMLSDLAAVRERAHSLGIPVLAMLYARGPAVADDQDPELIGHCIRVGVELGADVVKVGFGKDPHAFAAHVRACPVPVVIAGGPAQPNWSAFLDMVATALDCGAAGVSIGRNLFQHPAPGQAIGDLCQMVHGQAGNDCHG encoded by the coding sequence ATGGCTGGTCTGCAACGCCGGTTTCGCCGGCTTTTCCATGCCCACAGTGGGCGCACGGTTCTTGTCCCTCTCGATCACGGGCTGACTGAAGGTCTGTTGCCGGGCTTGGAGCATACGTCGGCTTTTGTGGATCATGTGGCCCGCCATGCAGCAGTCCAGGGGGTCGTCCTGCATCAGGGAGCGGCCGAGGTTTGGGGCGCTCCGCGGCTGGCCCTGGACCAACGTCTTGTGGTCCATCTCTCAGGCGGGACGCGCTATGCCGAGCCTTCGTACCGCAAAACCGGGGTCTGCTCTGTGGATCAGGCGCTTCGCAGCGGAGCGGACGCTGTTTCCGTCCATGTGAATATCGGCAACCGCTTTGAGGGAGAGATGTTGTCGGATTTGGCCGCCGTGCGGGAGCGGGCGCATTCTCTTGGCATACCAGTGCTGGCGATGCTGTATGCCCGCGGACCGGCTGTGGCGGACGATCAGGATCCGGAATTGATCGGGCATTGTATCCGTGTCGGCGTCGAATTGGGGGCTGATGTGGTCAAGGTTGGATTTGGGAAGGATCCGCACGCCTTTGCTGCGCATGTCCGGGCGTGCCCTGTGCCTGTGGTTATTGCCGGAGGACCGGCCCAGCCAAACTGGTCAGCGTTTCTCGATATGGTCGCAACAGCTTTGGACTGCGGCGCGGCTGGCGTTAGCATCGGACGCAATCTTTTTCAGCATCCTGCCCCTGGACAGGCCATCGGGGATCTCTGTCAAATGGTCCACGGGCAAGCAGGGAACGACTGCCATGGCTAA
- a CDS encoding TRAP transporter substrate-binding protein — MQRRIALSLMLLMVFLGTTAVSTSATTLTYANFPPAPTFPCVQMERWADEVEKRTDGALTIETFPGGTLLGAKQIWRGVQYGQADIGCISLAYQPGLFPLMSVMELPLGLPSAETASTLMWDLFTSYSPEEFDKVKVLTMFTSAPSNIMSKKPLPDLASLQGVELRGSGTASRILEALGATPVSMPMPDTPQALQKGVVQGLFSSLEVLKDLNFAAYCQHVTRTDLQVYPFAVIMNKRVWEDLPESTKKILNELGPEQAAWTGRYMDNHVQKALAWAQKEHGLTTHALSATALEAVQPKLDKLIEEWVQDASAKGLPAKAVLRDISARLDKAEAKGE; from the coding sequence ATGCAACGCCGTATCGCCTTGTCACTGATGCTCCTCATGGTTTTCCTGGGGACCACTGCCGTCTCTACCTCAGCCACCACATTGACCTATGCCAATTTTCCTCCCGCCCCCACATTTCCCTGCGTTCAGATGGAGCGCTGGGCCGATGAAGTCGAAAAACGCACCGACGGGGCATTGACCATCGAGACTTTCCCCGGTGGCACCCTGCTCGGGGCCAAACAGATCTGGCGTGGCGTCCAATACGGTCAGGCCGACATCGGCTGCATCAGCCTGGCCTACCAGCCGGGTCTTTTTCCTTTGATGTCCGTTATGGAACTGCCACTCGGGCTTCCTTCAGCTGAAACCGCGAGTACCCTCATGTGGGATCTCTTTACCAGCTATTCCCCCGAAGAGTTCGACAAGGTCAAAGTCCTGACCATGTTCACCTCAGCCCCCTCTAATATCATGAGCAAAAAACCGCTTCCCGACCTGGCCAGCCTCCAGGGCGTGGAATTGCGTGGCTCCGGTACCGCGTCCCGCATCCTCGAGGCCCTGGGGGCCACCCCGGTCTCCATGCCCATGCCGGACACCCCTCAGGCCTTGCAAAAAGGTGTTGTCCAGGGCCTTTTCTCCTCGCTGGAAGTCCTTAAAGACCTCAATTTCGCCGCCTATTGCCAGCACGTGACCCGTACCGATCTCCAGGTCTATCCCTTTGCCGTGATCATGAACAAACGGGTTTGGGAGGATTTGCCCGAGTCAACCAAGAAGATTTTGAACGAGCTTGGACCGGAACAGGCGGCCTGGACCGGCCGGTATATGGACAATCACGTCCAGAAAGCGCTCGCCTGGGCCCAAAAGGAACACGGTCTGACCACCCACGCCTTGTCGGCAACTGCATTGGAAGCCGTCCAACCCAAGCTCGACAAACTCATTGAGGAATGGGTCCAGGACGCCTCGGCCAAAGGACTTCCTGCCAAAGCGGTTTTGCGCGATATCAGCGCCCGTCTGGACAAAGCTGAGGCGAAAGGGGAATAG
- a CDS encoding RsmB/NOP family class I SAM-dependent RNA methyltransferase: protein MSVPVRYFRLVCTPEEQQYVDGMLAAERFAALQEPVFSLARRLSEGPYALGRCVAARFGRVYIQDKSSMVPPLCLAPEPGDTVLDLCASPGSKTGLLAQLVGPQGVVLANEPNTSRLETLRANMRHLALPNVLTVSERGEDLPLAPETFSHILVDAPCSGWGTAAKNPNVRQVWHDGNVHGLVELQRNLLHRAAHLAVPGGRIVYSTCTTNPRENEEQIAWAVEHLDLVVDPLSPLPSVSCAPQGLKQGVLQVQEEASESQGFFVALLRKKTAGQHSFQETAAWSELAPKGEEVTAEVLRHLPSESAEHLRYGRVFAFGEKLIYASDKARSVLAPGLRWQGAYVGRRKKGGILLDPRARWLLPAAPGPLGVDVDTLAPLEALLRGQRLPHAEGGKRVGLYWRGLPLGWGTVKGRQVLWTER, encoded by the coding sequence GTGTCTGTGCCTGTGCGGTATTTTCGTCTGGTTTGCACACCGGAAGAGCAGCAATATGTGGACGGTATGCTGGCGGCAGAGAGATTTGCCGCCTTGCAGGAACCGGTGTTTTCTCTGGCCCGCCGTTTGTCGGAGGGCCCCTATGCCCTGGGCCGCTGTGTGGCGGCCAGATTCGGCCGGGTCTATATCCAGGACAAGTCGTCGATGGTGCCTCCGCTCTGTCTGGCCCCGGAACCCGGGGACACGGTCCTGGATTTGTGCGCCAGTCCGGGGAGCAAGACCGGGCTTCTGGCCCAGCTTGTCGGACCGCAAGGGGTCGTCCTGGCCAATGAACCCAACACGAGCCGGCTGGAAACGTTGCGGGCCAATATGCGCCATCTTGCCCTGCCCAATGTCCTCACGGTCTCGGAACGCGGTGAGGACTTGCCCCTCGCGCCTGAGACCTTTTCGCATATCCTGGTCGACGCCCCGTGCAGTGGCTGGGGGACCGCGGCCAAAAATCCCAATGTGCGCCAAGTCTGGCATGACGGCAATGTCCACGGCCTGGTCGAACTGCAGCGAAACCTTCTGCACAGAGCTGCCCATCTGGCAGTGCCGGGCGGTCGGATCGTCTACTCCACCTGCACCACCAATCCCCGGGAAAATGAAGAACAGATCGCCTGGGCTGTTGAGCACCTGGATCTTGTTGTGGACCCGTTATCGCCACTGCCCTCGGTGAGTTGCGCCCCGCAGGGCCTCAAGCAGGGGGTGTTACAGGTTCAGGAGGAGGCCTCGGAGAGCCAGGGATTTTTTGTGGCCCTGCTGCGAAAGAAAACTGCCGGCCAGCACTCCTTCCAAGAAACGGCTGCCTGGTCGGAGCTCGCTCCCAAAGGCGAGGAGGTCACGGCTGAAGTCCTCCGCCATCTTCCCAGTGAGTCGGCAGAGCATCTTCGCTATGGACGGGTTTTCGCCTTTGGGGAGAAATTGATCTATGCTTCAGACAAGGCGCGTTCGGTTCTCGCCCCGGGCCTGCGGTGGCAAGGGGCGTACGTCGGGCGGCGCAAGAAGGGGGGGATCCTGCTCGATCCCCGGGCCAGATGGCTCCTGCCTGCGGCTCCCGGCCCCCTGGGCGTGGATGTCGACACCCTCGCTCCGCTGGAGGCGCTTTTGAGGGGGCAGCGGCTGCCGCATGCCGAAGGGGGGAAACGGGTCGGTCTGTACTGGCGCGGCTTGCCCCTGGGCTGGGGGACAGTCAAAGGACGGCAGGTCTTGTGGACAGAGCGCTGA
- a CDS encoding chloride channel protein, translated as MDILRTVRETLTFTTETSPLKRTGKWLLVYILIGVIAGLGSILFHTLCELGMHFFLDGLAGYRPPVPAGEHALLPPTDTPFSRWILLFLPALGGLVSGWLVYTYAPEAEGHGTDSAIDAYHNKGGQIRGRVPIIKTVASAITLTTGGSGGREGPIAQIGAGFGSFLGNQLGLSERERRIMLAAGVAAGVGSIFRAPMAGALFAAEVLYREPEFESEVIIPAGIASAVAYCIFCLVYGWGSLFHAPNFTFTNPLELGPYALLALVLTAGGFVYVKCFHGVHALFAKIPIKNHFKPAIGGLLTGGIGFFLPQTLAFGYGVVQQAINGELGIALLLGVALGKILTTSFTISSGGSGGVFGPSVVIGGALGGGVGQTVDALLPGLIDPGAFIIVGMAGFFTAVSNTPVSTIIFVSEMTGSYHLLLPSLLVCFLCQILAQKVTIYVEQYANKLQSPAHAGEFFVDVLQSFRVRDLLGQIRKFVTVPEGMSFAKFKEFFSDTTQDYFPVVNTRNELSGIFTNRDIRTILFAPEVDDLVVVKDIATTDLITTNPDEDLGTVMTKFTKKNLDCLPVVDVQNPNHLLGMLRRREVIAFYNNELAKMKRQGNSER; from the coding sequence ATGGATATACTCCGGACCGTGCGTGAAACCCTGACCTTTACTACTGAAACCTCGCCTCTGAAACGCACTGGAAAATGGCTCCTGGTGTACATCCTGATCGGAGTCATTGCCGGACTGGGTTCCATCCTGTTCCACACGCTTTGCGAATTGGGCATGCACTTTTTTCTGGACGGCCTGGCCGGATATCGTCCACCTGTTCCGGCTGGCGAGCATGCCTTGCTGCCCCCGACAGACACCCCCTTTTCCCGCTGGATTTTACTTTTCCTCCCGGCCCTGGGCGGACTGGTCAGTGGCTGGCTGGTTTACACCTACGCCCCGGAAGCTGAAGGCCACGGTACCGACAGCGCCATCGACGCCTACCACAACAAAGGCGGACAGATCCGGGGCCGGGTACCGATCATCAAGACCGTGGCCTCGGCCATTACCTTGACCACTGGTGGCTCCGGAGGGCGGGAAGGCCCGATCGCCCAAATCGGGGCCGGATTTGGCTCATTTCTGGGCAATCAGCTCGGCTTGTCCGAACGCGAGCGCCGGATCATGCTCGCCGCAGGGGTAGCGGCCGGTGTCGGGAGTATCTTTCGCGCCCCCATGGCCGGGGCGCTGTTTGCGGCTGAAGTGCTCTACCGTGAACCGGAATTCGAGTCGGAGGTCATCATTCCCGCTGGCATCGCTTCGGCGGTGGCCTATTGTATTTTCTGCCTTGTCTACGGCTGGGGCTCCCTCTTCCACGCCCCGAATTTCACGTTCACCAATCCCCTTGAACTAGGGCCGTACGCTCTTTTGGCCCTTGTTCTGACGGCCGGGGGCTTCGTGTACGTCAAATGCTTCCACGGCGTTCACGCGCTGTTTGCCAAAATCCCTATCAAAAACCACTTCAAGCCGGCCATTGGCGGTCTGCTCACCGGGGGCATCGGCTTTTTCCTGCCCCAGACCCTGGCTTTCGGCTACGGGGTCGTCCAACAGGCGATCAATGGAGAACTCGGCATTGCCCTCCTGCTCGGCGTAGCCCTGGGCAAAATCCTGACCACGTCCTTCACCATCAGCTCCGGCGGCAGTGGCGGCGTCTTCGGACCATCCGTGGTCATTGGCGGCGCGTTGGGCGGCGGAGTGGGGCAAACAGTGGACGCGCTCCTTCCGGGCCTGATCGACCCCGGCGCCTTCATCATCGTTGGCATGGCCGGTTTCTTCACCGCGGTGTCCAACACCCCGGTCTCGACAATCATCTTCGTCAGCGAGATGACCGGGTCCTACCACCTGCTTCTGCCCAGCCTCCTGGTCTGTTTCCTGTGCCAGATCCTGGCGCAGAAGGTGACCATCTATGTCGAACAATACGCCAACAAGCTCCAGTCTCCGGCCCATGCGGGCGAGTTTTTCGTGGACGTCCTCCAATCCTTCCGCGTTCGCGATCTGCTCGGTCAAATCCGCAAGTTCGTGACCGTTCCCGAGGGCATGTCGTTTGCCAAGTTCAAAGAATTCTTCTCCGACACCACCCAGGATTACTTTCCTGTGGTCAATACCCGCAATGAACTCAGCGGCATTTTCACCAACCGCGATATCCGAACTATCCTTTTTGCTCCGGAGGTCGACGACCTGGTTGTGGTCAAGGACATTGCCACGACAGACCTGATCACCACCAACCCGGATGAGGACCTGGGCACGGTGATGACCAAATTCACCAAAAAGAACCTCGACTGTCTGCCCGTCGTCGATGTCCAAAACCCGAACCATCTTCTCGGCATGCTCAGACGGCGGGAAGTGATCGCTTTTTACAACAATGAACTGGCGAAGATGAAACGCCAAGGCAACTCAGAGCGTTAA
- a CDS encoding TRAP transporter small permease — MNGSLLNRISSALMVIAGGALLLMVGIGCANILGRAVGIPLKGTYELMGYFGAVAGSLALAITQIEKGHIRIGFLARWLPRRLSGLLDRLGLFCSAMLFGAISWQCGLLAFSLWHSGQVSETLRLNYAIFPLAVSLGTACLALVLLFETAILREQR; from the coding sequence ATGAACGGCTCTTTGCTGAACAGGATTTCCTCGGCCCTGATGGTCATAGCCGGTGGCGCCCTGCTGCTCATGGTCGGCATCGGCTGTGCCAATATCTTGGGTCGCGCCGTGGGAATCCCCCTCAAAGGCACCTATGAACTCATGGGCTATTTCGGTGCTGTGGCCGGTTCCCTTGCTCTGGCCATCACCCAGATTGAAAAAGGGCACATCCGAATCGGTTTCCTGGCCCGGTGGCTGCCCAGGCGGCTCAGTGGCCTTCTCGACAGACTCGGCCTTTTCTGCTCCGCTATGCTCTTTGGCGCCATCAGCTGGCAATGCGGGCTCTTGGCCTTCTCCTTGTGGCATAGCGGCCAGGTCTCGGAGACACTGCGCCTGAATTACGCCATTTTCCCCCTGGCCGTGTCCCTTGGAACAGCATGCCTCGCTCTGGTCCTGCTCTTTGAAACCGCAATACTTCGTGAGCAACGCTGA